The genome window ACGCAGCCGGCGCGGGTGCGGGAGCCGCCCGAGCAGCGGACCGCCGGAAGGGACGCGGCCGCACTTCCGGCGACGGGCCCCCTCCGCGCGTACTTCGGCCCCCACGGGTGTTTAGTGGTGGGGGTGGCAAAGCTAGGGCGGGTTGTCGCGACGGGGCCGGGCCCCTTCGCCGTCTCGAGATGGGGCTGGCGAGAAGGGCCCCTCACGGAGTTGCCATGGGCGTCTAACCGCGGCAGCCAGGCCCCTGTCTACGTGAGACCCCGGCCCCCGTCCCCTCTGCAGCCCGCCCGCCACCTGCGCGCCGCGTGGCCGCTGCTGGCGCCTGCCCGCCCCGCGCCTCCGTCTCTCACGGTAAGAGGCGGGGAGGGCCGCGACGCCTCTCCCTGGAGGGCTGGTCGTGAGGTCTCGGCGAGCCCCTCCGCCCAGCGCCCCGCCCCAGGCCAGCGCTCCattggcggcggcggcgggcacGGCCGCCCTCGGGCCGGAGAGGGGAGCGGGTACTAGCGGGGGCGCCGGCACCGCGCGTGGAACCTCGGCCGCGGGGTCCCGCCCCTGGCCCCTGGCCCGCCCCGCCCGCCTCGCTTTGCTTTTCGCTCCGCCCCTCGCCCGCCCCGCCTCGCTTCCCGCGCGCCGAGCGGAGCCGAACGCCGGGTCCTCCGGGAACCTCGAGCGGGGCCGGGCAGCACCCGCGGGGTTCTACTGGCGTCCTCCGCTGCCATGAAGCGGGACCGGCTGGGCCGCTTCCTGTCCCCTGGGGCGGCCCGGCAGCGCGGGGCctcgggcggcggcggcggccgtgCTCGGGGCCGCCCTTCCCTCAGCGGCGGGTCGAGGGTGGACGGGGCGACGGCGCGGCGCGCCTGGGGCCCGGTTGGGCACTGCGGGGACGCGAGCGAGGACGGCGTGGACGAGGCAGGTGGGTCCACGGCCCGCGCGTGGCGGGCGGGGGTCGCGGCGGGGGCTGCGCGTGGGCGGAGCTGCACTGACGCCCGGAAGCCGGCGCGGCCTCCCCTCCGCCCGGCCGAGCGCGTAGCGGGCTCGGGGCTGCGTCTGGATAGGCGCTGGGCGACCGGCTCGGTTTTCCCCGCGCTCCGTGACGCTGGCGTCGCCGGCCCGGCCTCCCCGGCCGCGGGCTCGGTCAGAAGGGACCCGGCGTGAGGAGCGCTGTCACCGCGGGCAGGTGGCCCTTGCGCGCCCGCGCGTGGGAATCGCTCTCTCCGGCTTCGTGTTCCCCGGGAGCAGGAAAGGAGGCGGCACCTGCACTTGGCAGACAGGAAACCGCGGCGTTTCCTGGAGGGCGCAGCGCCTTCCCCGGGTCTCGCGGTCGCTGGGAGGAGGGTGCAGTTCCAGGTTTCACTCGTGAAGTTGTTTCGCTGGGAGGCTTTCAGAGGCCTTTGAAATTTGAAAGATTTCTTGGACCAGCGGCCGCATCCCCCACAGGGCGGCTTGTCCCGCCTAGAGCCGCGCGCCCGAGCCGCTTGCTGTGTCCGAGGGCCGCGCGGAGGGCGGTGCAGGCGCTGCCCTCGAACCTGGAGTCCGGGACGCCCCGTGCTGAGGAGCCTCCTCCTTTGCCGGCTGCTAACACTTTCCGCCGCTCTGTGCAGGAGCAGGCCGGGCTCTCGCCATGGGTCACTGTCGCCTCTGCCACGGGAAGTTTTCCTCGAGAAGCCTGCGCAGCATCTCTGAGAGGGCGCCTGGAGCGAGCATGGAGAGGCCGTCCGCAGAGGAGCGCGTGCTCGTCAGGGACTTCCAGCGCCTGCTGGGGGTGGCTGTCCGCCAGGACCCCACCTTATCTCAGTTTGTCTGCAAGAGCTGCCACGCCCAGTTCTACCAGTGCCACAGCCTCCTCAGGTCCTTCCTGCAGAGGGTCAACGTCTCCCCGACGGGTCGCCGGAAGCCTTGTGCAAAGTACGCCCTAGTCTGTTCAGGGCACGTTCAGGCTGTCAGCACTGCAGTGTGACGGGTGCTGAGAGGGACAGGGCATGCCTCGGCGGTAGCCTCTGGGTGGGGGGAATGGGCCATGCCCAGGCTCAGTGTGAATAGCCCTGGGATTGGTGTGGAGAGACGAACTGGGAGGAGATGGGgtgagggaagagaagaaggtTACCTATGGGGACCGCTGAGGTTTGAGACCTTGAGAGGGTCCTGTACCGCACGTGCTGTGAACCTGCGCCTGCTTGTCCTGCTCATGGCCACACTGATCCTTTGCAGGGTCGGTGCCCAGCCCCCAACAGGGGCAGAGGAGGGAACGTGTCTGGGTGAGTCCTCCCCCGGTGGAGGGTGGGCTGGGTGCCGACCAGCCGTGGAGCTGACATCTCTGTTGACTCTCTGCAGTGGATCTGATCACATCAAGCCCCCAGTGCCTGCACGGCTTGGTGGGATGGGTGCACGGACATGCGGCCAGCTGCAGGGCCCTGCCCCACCTTCAGAGGACACTGTCCTCTGAGTACTGCGGCGTCATCCAGGCCGTGTGGGGCTGCGACCAGGGCCACGACTACACCATGGACACCAGCTCCAGCTGCAAAGCCTTCTTGCTGGACAGTGCGCTGGCGGTCAAGTGGCCATGGGACAAGGAGACGGCGCCACGGCTGCCCCAGCACCGAGGGTGGAACCCTGGGGATGCCCCTCAGACCTCCCAGGGTAAAGGGACAGGGACCCCAGTTGGGGCTGAGACCAAGATTCTGCCCAGCACAGATGAGGCCCGGCCTCCTTCAGACAGCGAGGCGGTGGGGCCCAGGTCGGgcttcccacctcagccaagCCTGCCCCTCTGCGGGGCCCCAGGTAGGAGGCACCTCTTGCTGGTGCTAGACCAGAATCTGTGCTTCTCAGCCGGGCAGGGTTTTTGGCAGAAAGTGAATGTCTCCACTGCTCTAGGTGGTGGCTGGAGTGTGGTGTGAGAAGGAACAGAGCTTGGGGCTTCTGCCTGCGGCTGCTCACCACATCCAGAGAGCAGGGAGGGGCGGCCAGCCTGTCTCGGCCTCTTGCTCTGTGAGCAGGGCTTTGTTCCAGTAGTTTCTGTGGAGACATGCTCATCAGCCATCTAGTCTTCCTCTAAGCTTGTGCTTGGGGCTGCGGGGACTGAGGACGAAAAGAATGGGGCCTTGTCTGTGGACGTGGGAGAAGAGAATGGCCATTGCCTCTGTGGCTGCTGTCCTGGGCCAGCTGCAGGTCATTTCCTGGCGCTTAGCCAGCTGCCTGGTGACACCCTGGTGTGGGCCAGTGTGGCGCAGCTTTCTCTGCTGACAGGCTGAGGGGAACACAAGGCCCTTGTTTGGGCCCCAGAACCCTTAGCACTGTGGGCTGGTGCAGCTGCTCCTGGATGTTATGTTAGGAGGGCCGGGGCCAGTTTCCCTCCGGCCTCTTGTCGTGTGTGTGCTCTGCGTACCTGTCCCCACCTGGGCACTCAGCTCCCACCTTGAGTCCTCAGGGGAGCTTCCAAAAAACGTAGCTATCTGTTATCctagactttgggaggctgaggtgggcggctcacttgaggtccggagatcaagactagcctggccaacgtggcaaaaccccatcactaatgaaaatacaaaaactacctaggcatggtggtgggcacctgtaatcccaggtactctggaggctgaggcatgagaatcacttgagcctgggaggcagaggttgcagtgagccgacatcgcaccgctgtactccagcctgggcgacagagcaaggttccatctcaaacaaaaactcAGCTACCCAGATAGTTCAGAAAGATACGGGTGCACAGATTAGAAAGTGTGGCTTGGGGTCCTTGGGTAGGAACGGGATTGTGAGTGTCATGTCTTAGAGATGCTTGGCTTTTAAACTTGTATGCAGTATGTTGACAACAATACAACCTCTCTATCTGTGTATctatttttgtgacagagtctcgttctgtagccgaggttggagtgcagtggcgcgatcttggttcactggtacctctgcctcccgggtcctggttcaagcaattctcctgcctcagcctcccgagtatctgggattacaggcacgtgtcaccacgcccagctaatttttgtatttttaatagagacggggtttcaccatgttgcccaggctggtctcgaactcctgaccttgtgatccacccaccttggcctcccagagtgctgggattacaggtgtgagtcaccgcgcccggccaagaacaaTACTGTTTAAAGcttattttaggccaggtgcaatggctcatgcctgtaattctagcactctgggaggctgaggtgggcagatcatgaggtcaggagattgagaccagcctggctaatgtggtgaaaccctgtctctactaaaaatacaaaactagccgggtgtggtggcgggcacctgtagtcccagctactctggaggctgaggcaggagaatggcatgaaccctggaggcggagcttgcagtgagccaagatcacaccactgcactccagcctgggcgatagagcgagattccgtctcaaaagaaaaaaaaaaaaactagctgggcgtggtggtgggcgcctgtagtcccagctactcgggaggctgaggcaggagaatcacttgaccctgggtggtggagattacagtgagctgagatcctgccactgcgctctagcctgggcgacagagcaagactccatctcaaaaaaaaaaaaaaaaaaaaaaggaaacttactttaagtagagatggagtctcactgttttgtccaggctggtcttgaatttctggcttcaagtgattctcctgtcttggcctcccaaaagcctgggattatagggataaaccaccaggcctggccaagaGAAcagtaatattatttatttatggagtcttgctgtgttgcccagactagagtgcagtgacacgatctcagctcactgtaacctccgcctcctgggttcaagtgattttcctgcctcagcctcccgagtagctgagactacaggttcgtgccaccacacccggttaattttttgtatttttattttatttttgtattttgcatttttattttagtttttttttttgagacgaagtttaactctgttgcccaggctgaagtgcagtggtgtgatatcggtgagctgcaacctctgcctcccagggtcaagcagttctcctgcctcagcctcctgagtagctgggattacaggcacccactacgcctggctaattttgtatgttttagaagagatggggtttctccatggtggtcaggctggtcttgaactctcgacttcaggtgatctgcctgcctcagcctcccaaagtgctggaattacaggcatgagttaccatgcccggcccaattttttgtatttgtagtagagacagggtttcaccgtgttagcctggttGGTCTCGattttcctgaccttgtgatccgcccacatcggcctcccaaagtgctgggattactacaggcatgagccaccgtacctggcccagtaattttttaaatgtctcagaACATCCACCAAGTCCAGGCTGTCCTAGAATGACTGGATCGGAGTCTGTGGAAGGACTGGGCTTTCTGGTTCTGCTGTTCCTGAGGGTTCTGATGCTTGTTGCTGCCTGGGTGTTTCTGGACGTTGGGCTGGCAGGACAGGATCAGAGGCCGCGTAGCACTCTTGGCAGGGATGGGGCCAAGGTGGGGGAAACTTGCGGGTCAGGGACCCCAGGCTCCCTTCTGGTCATCAGTAGTGGAGTTGTACCCCCTGGCAGGTGAGACCTTTCTGTGTTCCATATTGGTGACAGGACCTTGTTCTTTGTTTCTCAGGGCAGTTGGGTGAGAAGCAGGTCCCATCTTCAACCTCGGATGATCGGGTAAAAGACGAGTTCAGTGACCTTTCTGAGGGGTGAGAGAAGAGTGGGTTTGAATAGCTTAACGTTTCTCCTTCAAAAACCAAACAGCCATCATAGGGCCAGCTGCCCATGCCCTGGTACCAAACTAAGCCATCATAGGGGCCGGCTGTCTGTTCCCTGGTTGGGACGCGCCTCATCTcgaggtgggaggagaggaggggctggggagctTCCGAGGCTGCTTATCTCTGATTGGTGGTTTCCTGGGTGCCAGAGGGCACCCCCAGACCTGAGGCAGCTCCAGAGGGAGCTTGATAGGGTTTCTGACCTGGAGCAGCCTAGAAGTGAATTTGTTGAAACCACTCTGTGGCTGGGTCCTTTGTTTCTGCTGCTGTTTTCTCTTTTAGGGCTATGGTTTTGTGTTCGCTCCAGCTGTTTCTGGAGTAGAGGAAGCCTGACTTTAGCCCTTGACTATGACACTGTTGTGACTTGAAGCAGAGGCTCCGTGAGGAGGTGTTGGAGGAGGACAGGCCTCAGAAGGGACCCCATCAGTGTCTGCAAACTCCCTgggccacctctgcctctcagccaAGTGCCACTCAGGGCAGTTGTGCCAGGCTGGGGTTTGCACCATTTCCACCCTCTCCCGTCAACCTTGGCTGCAACAGAGACGCACCTCATCCAAATGAGGACTGCCCAGTTTGGGGGGCAATCCCAGTAGGGTGTCCAGTGATGAAATCGGGCAGGTGCCAGGAGGCACCTGGGCTGGCTAAGGCTGTCCTCAAGACCACCAGGAGACGAAACCACAACTCAGGTTTTAGCATAAAGGccacaagtctttttttttttttttttccctttggtgaactttttttttagactgagcctcactctgttgccccggctggagtgcagtggcgccgtctcagctcactgtgacctgcACCtgctgcgttcaagcgattctcccgcctcagcctccccagtaggtgggatttcaggtgcctgccaccacgcccagctaatttttgtatttttagtagagacagggtttcccggtattggccaggctggtcttgaactcctgacctcaggcgatccacctgcctcagcttcccaaagtgctgggattacaggcgtggaccaccacacccagccactttcATCAGCTTAGAAGTGGCTCATGGCAAACCCATCAGCTGCATAGGGGTTCGCAGTTACGGGGTGAGGTGGTTGATTTTTCAAAATCTGCTTAGCAGGAAGCCACCTTGGAGAGCCTCTACCCCTTCTGGGCTACTGTGGAAAGTGCTCTTTCCAAGTCTAGTGTTCTGGTGCCCGGAGCGTGTGGCTTGTGGGGGTTGCTGGCTTGTGAGCCTGGTCGGTCCTTTGCGTTCGGAAATGAGATTGGAAATTTGGGGATTTTAGATTTAAGACATTTTCAGAAGAACTCAAACGTGGACATGGGGGTCCATGTGGTAATCTTCAGGCAGGGGGTGTTGTTGGAACCGTTACTGCCCAGGCCCAGGGCTTTGCTGAAGATTCTCTCTTCATTCCTAGAGACGTCTTGAGTGAAGACGAAAATGACAAGAAGCAAAACACCCAGTCTTCGGATGAGTCCTTTGAGCCTTACCCAGAAAGGAAGTAAGTGGGCAGCCCGGGATCTGCTGGAGGCATCCGTTGGGTGACCTAGACACCCGCCTGTGCCCCAGGGGCTCTCACTCCCCGCTGTGCATACCCTCAGTTCACTCTCTTTGTGTCCGGATCTCCCAAGCCCAGTGAAATGTGGCTTCCTTCAGTGAGCTGGGAGGCAGGGGGCggggcaggtgggcaggtgaAAAGGTGGGTCCTCCTGGTGGTTTGCAGCTGGGACCTGGTCTCAGCGCTGTGAAGTGACCAGCAGGCCGGGTTAGGGCTGCCTCAGAGTCCCAGCAGTGGACGGCAGGTGTCTCTGTTGACAAAACCCAGCCTCGTTTGAGAGCGAGGCTCTTAGGTCCCTTCTGCCAGTCCTGCTCTGGGTTCACACCCCAGTGTCCCCCCTGGAATTCCCCAACCCATCGCTTCTGCTTTGTGTGCATCCTCAGGCCCAAGGACCCAGCTCTGTCATCCTCACAGTTATGACTCCATCACTGACGTCCATGGCCAGGCAGCCACGGTCCACTTCCTTGTTGAGTCACTTCTGTGACCTtgttttgactttgtttttagggatttatgttttctctctttggtTAGAACACAGGCCTTGGTAGTGAGGGCTGGTTTTCACTTGTGCTGTTTTCTTTGCAACCCTGTACCCAGGAGTACCCAGAACACTCCCAGGTAGTTGGCGACTGACCCGGTCCCTGTCCTTGAGCATTTCAGTGCAGAACAAAGGTCCAGAGGGCAGGCGGCTCTGAGTACCACAGTCTGCCGCTGGAACCCTGCAGTGCGGACTGAGAGGTCAACTGCCGTTTTCATTGAAGTTCTGATGCTGTTAAGTTCTGAAAAGAGAAACAGGAGCAGAGGAGGCGGCCGGAGAGAGGTCAGAAGCAGAGGGCAAGACTGAGCCAGAGGGGCTGCAGGGGCCTCAGCATGAACAGAAAACTGGTCAGGCCCAGAAAAGGTGCCCGGGGGTCCCAACCCTCAGGTTTGTTCCCAGGAATCATGGCTGGGGTGCCTGCCTGGGGCTGCTGATTAGAAGCCCCCACTCCCTGTGACCCCCCCAGGTTGAATTCAAATCCCAGGACACCTGAGAATGTTTCTGTGGCTTGCTGCCCAGAGGGTCTGGGGATGCTGGTGAGAGGAGGGCTGGGAGCTGGGATGGGAGGGGCCAGGTGAGCCTTTTCCAGAGGGGCAGATTCAGGAGGGGAGGGTCCTCTCTGCTGAGCTCCTGCTGCTGTGACAGGGACAGCACACTCAGACTGTGTCTTTAGTTCCTCTGGACCCCAGGAGTGCAGACAAAGACGTGCTTTGGGACAGAGACACAGGAGACATGTTTTCAGAGACCTCTAGTTAAAGGGGTGACTTTAGTGGGAACCGCTGCGTAGGAGGCAGGACTGGGTGGTAGCCAGCATGGCTTCCTGACCGTGGCGAGTGCCAGGGGCACTTGGTTCCTCAGCTGCTACAGTGAGACCCCCCTGGGAACCCAGAAGGGCCTCTGCACAGCCCCAGCCCATGTGCTGCCTCGCAGTCTTCTCGACTCTGACCTTCGCGTTCTAGCAGGCAAGCTCGCCTGCACCCTCAGCTGGGGCAATGATGTGTTAATGAGGGGTCAGTGGTTCCAGCCAGAGGTGACGGGGTTCCAGCCCACCCCGTCTGCGAGGATCCCCGTCCCAGACACAAGGGCACAGAGACTGCGGGTGCTCCGAAGCCTCCTGTGCTGAGGAGGAGAGCAGTCAGTGTGGGAACCATATGGCCAGCCACTCAACAAACAAGGGGCCACCCAATCCAGGCAGGCAGGGCAGGTGAGGGACATGTGGCCAGATCATGAAAACCAGTTATCAGGGACAGGGAGAGAAGGCACAGCCTGTGCAAAGTCAACACAGTtcttttcaatgatttttttttttttttttttgagacagcatctcgctctgtcacccaggctggagtgcagtggtgcgatctcagctcactgcaagctccacctcccgggttcaagtgattcttctgcctcagcctcctgagtagctgggattacaggcgtgcatcaccacacccagctaagttttgtatttttaatagagatggggtttccccatgttggccaggctggtctcaagctcctgacctcaggtgatccacccacctcagcctcccaaagtgctgggattacagacgtgagcccccacgcccagcctcagTGCACTCTTTAAAGAGAAGGGCAGTTAGCGACAGGGTCTcatgctcttgcccaggctggggtgcattgGTACGATCATGGCTGATGGCAGCCTTGTGCGCTCTAACCgagcctctcacctcagcctcccagagtgctgggattgccagtgtgagccactggactCGGCAGTGTAAATTACTTTTTTCATGCTTTTGCATATGGATTGttctcttaatttcctttttagattGTTCGTTGATAATACATAGAAACATAATTGGGTTTTGTGTCTGGATTTTATACTCTGCAGCTTTGCTGAAATCATTTATTAGGGTTTTTCTGTATGTggatctttagggttttctacatacaaGGTCATGTGAATAGGgagaatttttctgttttccttgccCAGTTACTCTGGCCAGGGCCTCCAGTGCTGTGCTGAGAACAGAGGTGAGAGAACCGGTGTCTTTTCCTCATCCTGGAGGAagagctttcagtttttcacgaTTTGAGTGTGGTGTCTGCTGTGGGCTTCACGTCCAGGCTTTATCATGGTGAAGTTCCCTTCTTTTCCTGAGGGATTTCCTTCCCTATCCTTATCTGGATCCAAAAAGGAACCACAAGTGTATCTCTCCTCTAAGTCTCCAATAGACGTACACTGGATGCTGCTGTATTTGCTGGTCCCTCAGGGACTTGCCAGACCAACTAAAATGCGCGACCCCAAAGTTTTGGAGGACAAGGTCTCCTGCCCACCATGGTCCCAGCCAGCAGCTCCAGGAACACAGGCTGGGCTCCCCGCAGCGGGGGCAGGGGCTGAGGAATGCGGGGGTGGCAGCTGCTCACCTTGTGCTTCCGGGGGAACAGCACCTGTTCCTCCAAAGCCCTGGCTGGTGGCTTGAGCTTGGAATCAAGCTGTCCTGTTTTCAGAGAGTGCATTCTGAGCTGCTTCCTAGCATGTAAGGTCGTTTTGATAAAGGGGTGGCCCCTTTGTCTGTTCTGCCATCTTTCCTGGTATCTCCAGTGTCGGGTTGTATGAGTAGCACTAGCACAGGATGAAGCTTCAGTTCTCAGAACTGTGCCCTCGCCTCGCCCTCTGCTGTGCTCGCCTCTGAGGCCTCCTGTCCAGAGTTGCTCTGGCTTTGGTGGCTTCAGGTAGATTTTGAGGGTCAGTCAGCACAGAAGCAACTCAGGGAAGCTTCAAAAAAACCATCTCTCATGTTGGAGAGACAAGAAACCTTTTTCAAATGGAGATCAGAAACCACTGAATCTGGGAACTTCTTTTTTTCAGGGTCTCTGGTAAGAAGAGTGAAAGCAAAGAAGCCAAGAAGTCTGAAGAACCCAGAATTCGGAAGAAGCCGGGACCCAAGCCCGGATGGAAGAAGCAGCTTCGTTGTGAGAGGTGAGGCCTGGAGCCCGAGGCGCGCCCTGCCTGTCGGGGCCGGGCTCCATGCCTGCTCTTCGTTGCAGGGAGGAGCTTCCCACCATCTACAAGTGTCCTTACCAGGGCTGCACAGCTGTGTACCGAGGCGCGGACGGCATGAAGGTGAGCACGGGCTGTGCCTGACCCAGGCCCCGCAGCTGTCAGTGTGAGCCTGGGGGAGGCACCGGGTGTTTCTGCAGAGCCTGACTTAGACTTGTGCCCAAGGTGACTGGAGACCTGGGGTAGAT of Rhinopithecus roxellana isolate Shanxi Qingling chromosome 20, ASM756505v1, whole genome shotgun sequence contains these proteins:
- the ZNF276 gene encoding zinc finger protein 276 isoform X1; protein product: MKRDRLGRFLSPGAARQRGASGGGGGRARGRPSLSGGSRVDGATARRAWGPVGHCGDASEDGVDEAGAGRALAMGHCRLCHGKFSSRSLRSISERAPGASMERPSAEERVLVRDFQRLLGVAVRQDPTLSQFVCKSCHAQFYQCHSLLRSFLQRVNVSPTGRRKPCAKVGAQPPTGAEEGTCLVDLITSSPQCLHGLVGWVHGHAASCRALPHLQRTLSSEYCGVIQAVWGCDQGHDYTMDTSSSCKAFLLDSALAVKWPWDKETAPRLPQHRGWNPGDAPQTSQGKGTGTPVGAETKILPSTDEARPPSDSEAVGPRSGFPPQPSLPLCGAPGQLGEKQVPSSTSDDRVKDEFSDLSEGDVLSEDENDKKQNTQSSDESFEPYPERKVSGKKSESKEAKKSEEPRIRKKPGPKPGWKKQLRCEREELPTIYKCPYQGCTAVYRGADGMKKHIKEHHEEVRERPCPHPGCNKVFMIDRYLQRHVKLIHTEVRNYICDECGQTFKQRKHLLVHQMRHSGAKPLQCEVCGFQCRQRASLKYHMTKHKAETELDFACDQCGRRFEKAHNLNVHMSMVHPLTQTQDKALPLEAEPPPGPPSPSVTTEDQAVKPEPT
- the ZNF276 gene encoding zinc finger protein 276 isoform X2, which produces MGHCRLCHGKFSSRSLRSISERAPGASMERPSAEERVLVRDFQRLLGVAVRQDPTLSQFVCKSCHAQFYQCHSLLRSFLQRVNVSPTGRRKPCAKVGAQPPTGAEEGTCLVDLITSSPQCLHGLVGWVHGHAASCRALPHLQRTLSSEYCGVIQAVWGCDQGHDYTMDTSSSCKAFLLDSALAVKWPWDKETAPRLPQHRGWNPGDAPQTSQGKGTGTPVGAETKILPSTDEARPPSDSEAVGPRSGFPPQPSLPLCGAPGQLGEKQVPSSTSDDRVKDEFSDLSEGDVLSEDENDKKQNTQSSDESFEPYPERKVSGKKSESKEAKKSEEPRIRKKPGPKPGWKKQLRCEREELPTIYKCPYQGCTAVYRGADGMKKHIKEHHEEVRERPCPHPGCNKVFMIDRYLQRHVKLIHTEVRNYICDECGQTFKQRKHLLVHQMRHSGAKPLQCEVCGFQCRQRASLKYHMTKHKAETELDFACDQCGRRFEKAHNLNVHMSMVHPLTQTQDKALPLEAEPPPGPPSPSVTTEDQAVKPEPT